The following nucleotide sequence is from Paenibacillus odorifer.
TTTGCCAAGACTTCCAAAGCGGCTTCAAGACTATCCGAGAGTGTCCGTACTCACGGCTTTCATAAGGTGTATTTAACAGTCGTGCATGGTAAACCGCCAGCCACTCGTGGCCGTCTTACAGATACGCTGCTTAAAGACGCAAAGAGTAACACCGTCACTGTGGTTCGAAAAGGAACTCCCGGCGGCAAGGAAGCAATTCTGGATTACACAGTTCTTGACAGTGCAGAAGGATACAGCCTGCTTAAGATTGATTTACTTACAGGCCGTTCCCACCAAATTCGGGTGCAGCTAAGTTCGATCGGCTGTCCATTATACGGTGATCAGAAGTACGGGGCTTCAGTGAACAGACCGGGGCAACAAATTGCGTTATGGTCAGCACTTGTAGGATTCCCTCACCCTGTTACTAAAGAAGAAGTGGAACTCATCTCTCTGCCCCCACAAACCCATCCTTGGGATCTGTGGCCGCGGGAAACACTAAAAAAAGGGCTGTTCTAAAGCAGCCGTTTCTAGGCATTGAAACGATCCCTGTTATTTAAAAACGAGGCAGTGATTCTCCGGTTAGTGGAGAATCACTGCCTCGTTTTTGGTTCTGCGTCTGCTACTTGAACAGACTATGGGAAGAGGGTCCACGCACGCTGAAGTGTTCTTCCTAGCTCCGCAGGATATGCTTAGTCCGATTATTCCAGCCGGGCATTGAATATCCCTTTGAGATTAAACATCCTTTCGAGATTAAACATTCCTTCCACCTTCCAGCCTGAACTTAGCTAACGGTCAACCGCTCTGTTTAGCAGTGGATCAGCGGTGGATCAGTAGTGGAACAGCAGTGGTTCAGCAGTGGTTCAGCAGTGGTTCAGCAGTGGATCCTAGATGGAATCTGAAATGAAAAGTAAGATAACTGCATTCTATACACTTATTCCGAATAAAAAAGCAGTAGATCGGATTTTAAGTGTACTTTTTACAATTAAAAATCAGGGAAACTGCAAAAAGAGAAGTAAATCAAGAAAATAGTTGTATAAAATACAGTTAAATTTCATCAATCGAGTAATTAGCAAATAATAGCTGTACAAAATACAACTAAAGCATCTAGATGCCTCTAATTGCTCTAAAACACTCTAAATGCTTCTACATACTCTAAATACTTCTAACACTCTAAATGCTTCTACATCCTCTAAATGCACTAGTGATACAGCAAAGCTATTTGCTTCAAGGTGTAGAACCCTCCGGTGTAGTTGTAACAACCATTTTGCCCATTAAGTAGAGCAGTAACTGTTGGTTATGAGAGGAGATCGGATCAAGCGCTTCCGCAAAAAAATCACTGCGGATCTTTAGACCACGTGCAGTTTCTTCCTTTCCAGTCTCCGTTATGCTCACCCATACAATCCGCCGGTCCGAAGCATCTCTTTCCCGCACAATAAGCTCATGCTTCTCCATCCGATCAAGTAACATCGTAACCGCTGCAGGACTGGTCGCCAAATGTGGAGCCAGATCAGAAGGCTTCATGGCGTCGCGTTCCTGAAGCAGTTCAAGTACAGTAAGTTGGGCATCCGTCAGCGTTGGAGCAAGATTACTGTCCATATGTAATTTATAATCTTTTAAAATCTTATGCCAAATTTTACTGAATTCAGAAGCATGCACACTTATTCCTTCCTTTCCTCGCGGTTCTATCCGGTATATCTACATTTTCGCGAAACAACTTCCATTTCCTGCAAAAGAAGAAAAAATAATTCTGCCGGACCTTCAGCATAAAAAAATAAAAAACGACGCTTAGTCAACCCTCCAAAAGAGCGGACTAAACGCCGTTATAAAATCACTTGTTAATCGCTAGTTTTAATGAACCGATGGGAAAAGATTTATGATCTCATCCTTTTTCTCCACAGCTACAATCTGTTTGCCTGTAGAACGACGCTCGCCCAGCGGCGCTGATTCAGAGGAGAACGTATGGTGGGCATTCTCACGAGTAACGGCATTCAGTTCTAATGGCTCCTTGCAATAGAAAGCCCCTGCTAACCTGCTGCCATTTGGACGTATTCGTTTGCCTTCCTTGAATTCGAAGGTTGGCATTCCTTTGCCACCACGGCTTTGTGATGGATAATCCACAAGTAATGAACGTTTCGCATAACCAATATCAGAAATAGCAAGGATTTCGCCTTCATCTTCGCTGACCCAGAAGCAGGAAATCACCTCGTCGCCCTCGCGCAGCTGAATTCCTCTTACACCAGATGCAACGCGACCCATAGGGTTAACCTCATTCTCATGGAATCGGATACTCATTCCCTCACGGGTAACCAGCACAATGTCCTTGTCATTCGTACTGGAAGCCACTGTAATGATCTCATCACCCTCGGCTACCTTACAGGCCGCTACAGCTCCAGAACGGCTTGTAGAGTATTCCTTGAGCTCTGTACGCTTCACCTGACCCCGACGGGTGACGAACACAAGACTTTGCTGCGGATCATCTAGATTATTAACCGGAATCACACTAACGATTCCATCTCCTTTAGACAATCCAATGACATTCACAATCGCTGTACCAGGCTCTTTCCATTTAAACTCCGGAATCTGGTGCACAGGAAGCAAGAAGTATTGCCCCTTGCGGGTAAATACCAGCAGACTGTCACGGGTATTCACATCCAGCAGCCTGACGATATGGTCACCTTCTTTGACGCCTGAGGTATGACGCTCCCCACCTGAACGGGTGAAGGAAAGCATACCAGTCCGCTTAATATAACCATCTGCTGAAAGAGCAACTAGCACATCCTCCGCGTTGACCAGCGCTTCAAGGCTAACCTTGAGCTCCTCTACTTCGCCTTGGATCAGAGAACGGCGATCAATGCCGTATTTGTCGCGAATCTCCAGCAGTTCCTTACGGATTACAGAAACTAGCTTTTTGTCGCTTTCCAAAATGCCGCGCAGATGTGTAATCTTTGCCATCATTTCATCTAACTCTTTCTGGAGTGAAGTGATCTCCAGATTGGTCAGACGATACAATTGCAAAGTAAGGATCGAATCGGCTTGGCGTTCACTGAAGCCGAACATCCATACGAGATTGTTCTGAGCATCCTGACGGTTTTTCGACGCTTTGATCGCAGCGATAACCTCATCCAGAATGTTCAGTGCTTTAACTAAGCCCTCTAAGACATGAGCACGGTCTTCTGCGCGTTCCAGATCGAACTGGGTGCGATGAGTCACAACTTCACGCTGATGCGCGATATAAGCTTCCAGGATGGCTTTTAGACCAAGCTGCTGAGGCGCTTTGTTAACAATAGCAACCATATTGAAGTTATAGGTAATTTGAAGATCGGTTTTTTTGAGCAGATAGGCCAACACGCCTTGAGCATCAGCCTCTTTTTTGAGTTCGACTACAATCCGCAATCCCTCACGGCCGCTCTCATCACGAACCTCGGCAATGCCATCGATCTTTTTCTCCAGCCGAATATTCTCCATGGAAGTAACCAGCCGTGATTTTACAATCTGGAATGGAACTTCCGTAATCACGATTTGCTGCTTGCCGCCCCGCATATTCTCAATCTCTGTCTTGGAGCGCAGGTAAATACGGCCTTTACCTGTGCGGTAAGCATCCATGATGCCGTCTCCGCCCATGATCGTGCCGCCTGTAGGGAAATCCGGACCTTTCATAAAGGTCATAATTTCTTCCAGCTCAATATTTGGCTTCTGCATCACTGCGATACAAGCGTCAATTACTTCACGCAGATTAT
It contains:
- a CDS encoding RluA family pseudouridine synthase is translated as MTQHSSGNNEAVSGGSQRFEVLYEDNHLLGIVKPVNIPVQEDATGDPDLLNLLKEDVKERFNKPGNVYIGLVHRLDRPVGGAMIFAKTSKAASRLSESVRTHGFHKVYLTVVHGKPPATRGRLTDTLLKDAKSNTVTVVRKGTPGGKEAILDYTVLDSAEGYSLLKIDLLTGRSHQIRVQLSSIGCPLYGDQKYGASVNRPGQQIALWSALVGFPHPVTKEEVELISLPPQTHPWDLWPRETLKKGLF
- a CDS encoding MarR family winged helix-turn-helix transcriptional regulator, translated to MHASEFSKIWHKILKDYKLHMDSNLAPTLTDAQLTVLELLQERDAMKPSDLAPHLATSPAAVTMLLDRMEKHELIVRERDASDRRIVWVSITETGKEETARGLKIRSDFFAEALDPISSHNQQLLLYLMGKMVVTTTPEGSTP
- the gyrA gene encoding DNA gyrase subunit A; its protein translation is MSSLSEQFLPAFLEEVVGDRFGRYSKYIIQDRAIPDVRDGLKPVQRRILYAMYDSGNTPDKPYRKSAKTVGDVMGNYHPHGDSSIYDGMVRMAQPWKMGHVLVDGHGNWGSMDDDPAAAMRYTEARLSPIAMEMMRDIEKRTVLFKDNFDNTAKEPVVVPSRYPNLLVNGTSGISAGFATEIPPHNLREVIDACIAVMQKPNIELEEIMTFMKGPDFPTGGTIMGGDGIMDAYRTGKGRIYLRSKTEIENMRGGKQQIVITEVPFQIVKSRLVTSMENIRLEKKIDGIAEVRDESGREGLRIVVELKKEADAQGVLAYLLKKTDLQITYNFNMVAIVNKAPQQLGLKAILEAYIAHQREVVTHRTQFDLERAEDRAHVLEGLVKALNILDEVIAAIKASKNRQDAQNNLVWMFGFSERQADSILTLQLYRLTNLEITSLQKELDEMMAKITHLRGILESDKKLVSVIRKELLEIRDKYGIDRRSLIQGEVEELKVSLEALVNAEDVLVALSADGYIKRTGMLSFTRSGGERHTSGVKEGDHIVRLLDVNTRDSLLVFTRKGQYFLLPVHQIPEFKWKEPGTAIVNVIGLSKGDGIVSVIPVNNLDDPQQSLVFVTRRGQVKRTELKEYSTSRSGAVAACKVAEGDEIITVASSTNDKDIVLVTREGMSIRFHENEVNPMGRVASGVRGIQLREGDEVISCFWVSEDEGEILAISDIGYAKRSLLVDYPSQSRGGKGMPTFEFKEGKRIRPNGSRLAGAFYCKEPLELNAVTRENAHHTFSSESAPLGERRSTGKQIVAVEKKDEIINLFPSVH